The sequence CAGCACCTGCGAAACTAGCAGCAACGGAGTAGCTGCAAGTAGCTTGTGACTATCTCCGCCAGCAAGACCTGTAAACACGATGACATAGTCAACGCACGGGGCAAGAAGGACCAGCAGGACCCCGAACAGCAGTGCTTTGTCGTGGGCGATGAAGCGGGTTAGAGCGAACACGACTAGAGGTACTGCCACAAAATTGGCGAGCATCAGGGCGCCCATGAAGCGAATGTCGCCCAGTGCGCCGGCCAGCTTGGTCAGCGGCATGCTCAGGAACGTCGCATATAACAGCAGCGCCAGAAATGGATTGATCGCAGACTGCAGTGCCGGGGCAGCAGCTGGTAGAGCCAATCCGGTCAGAACACCAGCGGCAATAGCCAGGAGATAAAGCAAGATTTGGTGCGATTGCATCCTTGCGTACCCCGGCCAGCTGTTCATAGCTCCAATGCTAGGTGAAACGGGTGTCGGATCCTTAACCGCCGGCATGCTGCCTTAGTGGACTCCCGTCCTGTACGCGAAGAGACACTGCTAAGCAGAGCCCGCAGTTCTTCATCGGACTACGCGGAAACCTATGATGAGTACATGAAGGAAAGTATTCAAAAGTGGCCGCTCTGGGCTGCCATCGATTTGGTTCTAATCATTTTGTTCGCGCTGCTCGGACGCCGTGAACACGAACATGCGTTGAGCATTGTCGGCATCTTGATGACCGCGCTGCCGTTTTTGATTGCCTACGTGATCATGACCTTGCTCTCCAAGCCGAACAAGACGATCAATAAGCTCTTCCCTGTCGGACTGCTCGTATGGATCGGCACTGTGGCCTTGGGGCTGGCACTGCGCATAGCTCTTGGCTCCACCGCAGCTGTCCCGTTCATCATCGTCGCTTTCCTGGTGCTGGGCGCATTCTTGATGGGACGCCGCTTAGTCACCTCGCTCGTTGCCCGGAAGCTAAATAAGTAGCAGACCCAGCCCGTAGGAACCGGCTGCCACCAGGCCGCTGGAGAAGGTCCCCAGAATGAACTGTTCTGCCGCGCGGTGGTTCTTCAATTCCGAGAACCGTCCAAGCCCCTTCACGGCTAGCACGATGGCGATGCCTTCCGGCCAGCCTGCCCAGAGGCTTGCCACGATAGCGGTGCGTTCCAAGAGTCCGATCCACAGTCCACCACGCAGTGGCGAAGGGTCGGACTCTTCTTTAGCGAGCTCGACATCGTTTTTGGCAGCGAGCCGGAAAACGAGTTCAGTAAAGGGGCCACCGAAACTAATGGCGAATATGGAACTCAGGGCGATGGCGTAGACAGGCGCCAGCGGGCTCTGCTCCACCGCAGTCTGCGAAGCAGCTGCCAGCACGGCAGCGAGCAAGGCAAAGAAACCAGCCGCGACGGTGAGCCATTCGCGCGCACGAGCGCGTTTACCCATGGCATAGCCAAGGTAGGCACCGACGCACGCGATAACGGTCGCTAGGCTCAGACTCCCCCATGCGATCCAAACCATCTACTGCTCCTTAAGCATATTCAGCTGACGATTCAGCGACTTGGCAGCTTCATCCATCATCCGGTTCGCTTCAAACCATAGCGCCGCGGACAGACGAGAAGAGACAGCTTGCTGGGTGATTCCCAATTCTTTGGCAATCTCTTGCTGGGTCATGCCCTCATCGGCCAGGGTGCCAGCTTCCCACGCTGTGGCCCGGCGCTTGGAGACTATGCAAGCGGTCAATTGGAGCTCTGCTTCGAGCCGGGTAGCTTCATGCGATGGACCGTGGACCGCAAGGTGCGCATTGGTGTTCTTTGCGCGCTCTACCGCGACGCGGGCAAATTCAAAGGCCGGGCCGCGGCCGGCACGCGTTTCCTCAGGTAGTGGAGTTTCAACCTGGCCGAAGCCCAGTCCGACACTCCAGTCCCCCGAAGCTGCCATCATCACTGCCAAGCGAATGGCTTCATTCGCGTCATCCAAGACAGCCTGGACTTCGTCTCCGGCCGTACGCTGAAATGGACGAACCACGGATACCGTGGCGTTGGCTTGCTTGACTAGGGCCTCCACCTTGTCTTCAGTGGAACGGGAACGGCGCTGGTCAATGGTCAAGACAATCATGGAACAATTATAAAACATTGTAAGACTAGATACAAATTAAAACCTTTGTATATTGCTAAGCAGAGTGATTTTCCCATGCCTCTGATCTTCTGCTTTTCGACTAGAGTTGAGTACAGATCAACCGTCTCTTGGCAGGCGATAAGTTAGAACGGAAAGGGCACAGTGATGGTCACCGCATTCGTCATGATTCAGACGGCAACTGACAGTATCCCAGAGTGCGCACAGCAGATCTCTGCAATCTCGGGTATCAGCGAGGTGTACTCGGTCGCTGGCGACTGGGATTTGATTGCAATTGCACGAGTTAACAAGCACGAAGACCTGGCTGAAGTCATTGCGAACAAGCTATCCAAGATCCAGGGCATCCGCGGCACCCAGACGCATATCGCGTTCCGCGCTTACTCCGAGCACGATCTTGAAGCTGCTTTTTCCCTCGGACTAGGCGACTAGCAACAAGTACAAAAGCTAAAGCCGGCCTTTGGTTCACGATTGTAAAGTCGTGAACCAAAGGCCGGCTTTGTTGCCAGCCAGTTGGGGTTACTCCCCTACGATTGCCTGCGTGGTTGATGCCCAGGAATCCAAGGTTGCCTTCGCAGCTCCTGAATCAATGGACTGAGCTGCCTTCTCAATGGCCAGGCGCATGCGATCTTCGAAGCTACCGTCAGCGTCATTGGCGTAAGCGACCATTCCGGCTGCCGCATTGAGCAGAACGGCATCGCGTACTGGTCCGGTGGCTCCATCGACAATCTCGCGGACAACGCCTGCGTTATGTAGGGCATCGCCACCGCGCAGATCGTCGAGTGTCGCCCGGGCAATCCCCACGTCTTGGGCGTCAAAAGTGAATTCAGAGACTTTGCCGTCGCGAACTTCCCACACACGGTTAGGCGCGGTCGTGGTCAATTCATCCAGTCCGTCGTCCCCGCGGAATACCAGTCCACGCACGTTGCGGCTTGCCAAGACGCCGGCCATGATCGGTGCCATGGTCGCATCGGAGCAGCCGATCGCTGAAGCGCTTGGCAAGGCCGGGTTGGTCAATGGGCCCATGAAGTTGAAAGCGGTTGGTACGCGCAATTGGCGTCGCGCACCGGCAACGTGGCGCATAGAGGGGTGGAAGACGTTGGCGAAGCAGAACGCAATTCCAACCTTGTTGTACACCTCTACAAGGCGCTCAATTGGTACTTCCAGGCGGACCCCCAATGCTTCGAGGACATCGGCGGAACCGGACGACGAAGAGGAGGCACGGTTCCCGTGTTTAACGATGTTCACTCCGGCGCCAGCGCAGACCAGAGTGGACATTGTCGAGATGTTGACGGTGTTCTGACGGTCACCACCGGTGCCAACAATGTCTAAAGTTTGTGCATCAATACTCAAGGGGCGCGCATTTGCCACCATGGAGTCCACCAGGCCCGTCAATTCGGCGACGGTTTCGCCCTTGGAACGCAGTGCAACCAAGAAGCCGGCAATCTGTACGTCGCTTGCCTCGCCGGACATGATCTCATTCATCGCCCAAGCGGCCTGTTCGCGGCTGAGATCGCCACCGGTAATCAGGGTGGCCAATAGATCTGGCCACGTCGGGAACTTTTCGTTTACAAGGCTCGTTGACACATGAGAAAGCCTATCGAGATACCTGCTGGCTGACCCAATTCATGTCGTTAGATGATGTGGCTCAGATCGCTAAAAACGCCTTGTTTCTAGGGTTAAATAGGCCACATTTGTGTTGCGTATATGAATGTTTCGTAAGACTCGCCGGTTCAAGCTCTACGAATTGTAGAAAGAGTTTTCTCTGTACTTCCGCATGTTTCCGCGGATGTTGCCAGCATGTGGCGCAAAAAACCTCCACGAACCCGCTTTTGCATTGGTATCTGAGGGGCATTTAGAGACATAATGTCAGTGTGACAACTGCGACTCATGCCCCAAATACGACGGCGCCACATGCGCCGAACCGCCCAAACATGGTGTCGGTGGGAACGATGGTGTGGCTCTCCAGCGAGCTCATGTTCTTCGCCGCCCTCTTCGCCATGTACTTCAGCCTCCGGGCTGCCGCGCCCGAACTCTGGGCGAATGAAACTGCCAAGCTCAACGTACCGTTCGCGCTGGTTAACACCATCATCTTGGTGTCCAGCTCGTTCTCGTGCCAGCTAGGCGTGTTCCGTGCCGAAGAATTCAAGCCTCGCCGTACCGGCGGGATTTTCAACTTCAAGGAATGGGGAATGATTGAATGGTTCATTCTGACCTTCTTCCTTGGAGCGATCTTCGTTTCGGTCCAGGCCTACGAATACGCTGTCCTAGTTAGCGAGGGCGTGGCATTCAACTCGAACTCCTACGCTTCGGCCTTCTACATTACGACCGGCTTCCACGGCATTCACGTCGCTGGTGGTCTGATTGCATTCTTGCTGATCATTGGTCGTGCGATGCTGGCTAAGAAGTTTGGTCACTTCGAAGCAACCGGCTCCATCGTTGTGTCCTACTACTGGCACTTCGTTGACGTTGTTTGGATCGCCCTGTTCGCGATCATCTACTTCTTGAAGTAGCAACTTGAATTCATTAGTTGCCTCAACAAGAAGTTCGGCAACACCACACCAAAGAAACTAAGTGAGGAACCAGCAAGTGAAGGCTCTTTCGAAAAAGCGCCGCCACCCGCTCGCCGCTGTGGCCCTGCTTCTGTTCGGATTGCTGATTACCGGCAGTCTCTACACTGCAGCGGGTAACATCAGCGAAGCGAAGGCAGCTGAGACCACTACGGCATCGCAGGCCGATGTCGAAGAAGGTCAGAAGCTTTTCGTCGCCAACTGCGCTACTTGCCACGGCATGAATGCTGAAGGCTCCGACTCCGGTCCATCGCTGATCGGCGTAGGCGCGGCTTCTGTTGACTTCCAGGTCGGCACCGGCCGTATGCCAATGCAGATGCAGGGCCCACAGGCCCAGGTCAAGCCAGTACAGTTCGACGACGAGCAGATCTCCCAGCTGGCAGCGTATGTCGCTAGCTTGGGTGCAGGCCCAGCGATCCCTGATGAGGAATACCTGGACACCACCCAGGGCGACGCCGCTCATGGCGGCACCATTTTCCGTGTGAACTGCGCAATGTGCCACAACGCGGCTGCTGCCGGTGGCGCACTGACCCGCGGTAAGTTCGCACCAACCCTGAGCGGTGTATCCGAAAAGCACATCTACGAAGCGATGGCTACCGGCCCACAGAACATGCCCGTGTTCAACGACTCGAACATCACCCCTGAAGAGAAGCGTGACGTAATCACCTTCTTGAAGACCATTGAAGCCAATGGTTCTGCTGGCGGTGCAGCCCTGGGCTCCCTGGGTCCAGTTGCTGAAGGCCTGTTCACCTGGACCGCAGGTCTGGGTATCATCATTGCCTTCACCATTTGGTTGACCTCGCGTCCTTCCTAAGGCAAACCACGGCCCCGGCCGTAACCATCACTACGTACATAAATTCCTAACAGAAGGATGAGAGAGAAACATGGGCGACCATAGTCACGGCAGTCCCGAAAACTCGGGCACCGTTGCTAAGGCTGACGATGTAGCTCAGGATCGTTTCCCAGATCCGGGCTTACCACCGCATCGTCCGCGTCTCGCAGACCGCGATCCGCGCGCAGCCAAGCGACATGAGCGTCAAGTAGCGCTCCTATTTACCATCTCCATCATCGGCACGCTCTTCTTCTTCGTGGCCTACTTCGTCCTGGGCCACCTGGGCGAGATGACTTTCGCTGAACTGCGTGTGCAGAACGCTGCACTGGGACTGGGCACCGCCTTCGCGATGCTCGGTATCGGTGTAGGTATTGTTCACTGGGCCAAGACCCTGATGCCGGATCACGAGCTCATGGAAATGCGCCACGAGATCCGCTCGGAAGAAGATCGCCAGGATGCCGTTGAGATCATCGATACCGTACTCGAAGAATCCGGCATCAAGCGTCGTCCGCTGATCCGCAACACCCTGATTGGTGCCATCGCCTTGGCTCCAATTCCGGCAATCTTCATGTTCCGCGATCTGGACCGTACCGGTAACACCGCG comes from Glutamicibacter arilaitensis Re117 and encodes:
- a CDS encoding DUF3054 domain-containing protein — translated: MKESIQKWPLWAAIDLVLIILFALLGRREHEHALSIVGILMTALPFLIAYVIMTLLSKPNKTINKLFPVGLLVWIGTVALGLALRIALGSTAAVPFIIVAFLVLGAFLMGRRLVTSLVARKLNK
- a CDS encoding sigma factor-like helix-turn-helix DNA-binding protein, giving the protein MIVLTIDQRRSRSTEDKVEALVKQANATVSVVRPFQRTAGDEVQAVLDDANEAIRLAVMMAASGDWSVGLGFGQVETPLPEETRAGRGPAFEFARVAVERAKNTNAHLAVHGPSHEATRLEAELQLTACIVSKRRATAWEAGTLADEGMTQQEIAKELGITQQAVSSRLSAALWFEANRMMDEAAKSLNRQLNMLKEQ
- a CDS encoding Lrp/AsnC family transcriptional regulator, with amino-acid sequence MVTAFVMIQTATDSIPECAQQISAISGISEVYSVAGDWDLIAIARVNKHEDLAEVIANKLSKIQGIRGTQTHIAFRAYSEHDLEAAFSLGLGD
- the trpD gene encoding anthranilate phosphoribosyltransferase, with protein sequence MSTSLVNEKFPTWPDLLATLITGGDLSREQAAWAMNEIMSGEASDVQIAGFLVALRSKGETVAELTGLVDSMVANARPLSIDAQTLDIVGTGGDRQNTVNISTMSTLVCAGAGVNIVKHGNRASSSSSGSADVLEALGVRLEVPIERLVEVYNKVGIAFCFANVFHPSMRHVAGARRQLRVPTAFNFMGPLTNPALPSASAIGCSDATMAPIMAGVLASRNVRGLVFRGDDGLDELTTTAPNRVWEVRDGKVSEFTFDAQDVGIARATLDDLRGGDALHNAGVVREIVDGATGPVRDAVLLNAAAGMVAYANDADGSFEDRMRLAIEKAAQSIDSGAAKATLDSWASTTQAIVGE
- the ctaE gene encoding aa3-type cytochrome oxidase subunit III, with amino-acid sequence MTTATHAPNTTAPHAPNRPNMVSVGTMVWLSSELMFFAALFAMYFSLRAAAPELWANETAKLNVPFALVNTIILVSSSFSCQLGVFRAEEFKPRRTGGIFNFKEWGMIEWFILTFFLGAIFVSVQAYEYAVLVSEGVAFNSNSYASAFYITTGFHGIHVAGGLIAFLLIIGRAMLAKKFGHFEATGSIVVSYYWHFVDVVWIALFAIIYFLK
- the qcrC gene encoding cytochrome bc1 complex diheme cytochrome c subunit; translated protein: MKALSKKRRHPLAAVALLLFGLLITGSLYTAAGNISEAKAAETTTASQADVEEGQKLFVANCATCHGMNAEGSDSGPSLIGVGAASVDFQVGTGRMPMQMQGPQAQVKPVQFDDEQISQLAAYVASLGAGPAIPDEEYLDTTQGDAAHGGTIFRVNCAMCHNAAAAGGALTRGKFAPTLSGVSEKHIYEAMATGPQNMPVFNDSNITPEEKRDVITFLKTIEANGSAGGAALGSLGPVAEGLFTWTAGLGIIIAFTIWLTSRPS
- the qcrA gene encoding cytochrome bc1 complex Rieske iron-sulfur subunit; protein product: MGDHSHGSPENSGTVAKADDVAQDRFPDPGLPPHRPRLADRDPRAAKRHERQVALLFTISIIGTLFFFVAYFVLGHLGEMTFAELRVQNAALGLGTAFAMLGIGVGIVHWAKTLMPDHELMEMRHEIRSEEDRQDAVEIIDTVLEESGIKRRPLIRNTLIGAIALAPIPAIFMFRDLDRTGNTAHQMIDSLRHTMWDKGIRLTRDPSGTPIKASDVQIGSAFHVIPEGLNETEHPLNEKAKAVVLLMRMDPAEMQISEGRETWNVDGIVAYSKICTHVGCPIALYEQHTHHLLCPCHQSTFDLTQECKVIFGPAGHALPQLPITVDSEGYLVAQSDFHEPVGPSYWERG